The genomic stretch aaaccatgtatctgacaaaagactgatatcttgcatatataaagaaatcctacaactcaatgacaatagtacagacagcccaattataaaatgggcaaaagatatgaaaagacagttctctgaagaggaaatacaaatggccaagaaacacatgaaaaaatgttcagcttcactagctattagagagatgcaaattaagaccacaatgagataccatctaacaccaattagaatggctgccattaaacaaacaggaaactacaaatgctggaggggatgtggagaaattggaactcttattcattgttggtgggactgtataatggttcagccactctggaagtcagtctggcagttccttagaaaacgagatatagagttaccattcgatccagcgattgcacttctcggtatatacccggaaggtcggaaagcagtgacacgaacagatatctgcacgccaatgttcatagcagcattattcacaattgccaagagatggaaacaacccaaatgtccttcaacagatgagtggataaataaaatgtggtatatacacacgatggaatactacgcggcagtaagaaggaacgatctcgtgaaacatatgacaacatggatgaaccttgaagacataatgctgagcgaaataagccaggcacaaaaagagaaatattatatgctaccactaatgtgaactttgaaaaatgtaaaacaaatggtttataatgtagaatgtaggggaactagcagtagagagcaattaaggaaaggggaacaataatccaagaagaacaaataagctatttaacgttctggggatgcccaggaatgactatggtctgttaatttctgatggatatagtaggagcaagctcacagaaatgttgctatattaggtaactttcttggggtaaagtaggaacatgttggaagttaagcagttatcttaggttgtctttttcttactcccttgttatggtctctttgaaatgttcttttattgtatgtttgttttctttttaactttttttcatacagttgatttaaaaaagaagggaaaggtaaaaaaagaaaagaaaaacaaggaaaaaaagatgtagtgcccccttgaggagcctgttgagaatgcaggggtattcgcctaccccacctcgatggttgctaacatgaccacagacataggggactggtggtttgatgggttgagccctctaccataggtttacccttgggaagacggttgctgcaaaggagaggctaggcctccctatggttgtgcctaagagcctcctcccgaatgcctctttgttgctcagatgtggccctctctctctggctaagccaacttgaaaggtgaaatcactgccctcccccctacgtgggatcagacacccaggggagtgaatctccctggcaatgtggaatatgactcccggggaggaatgtagacccggcattgtgggacggagaacatcttctcgaccaaaagggggatgtgaaaggaaatgaaataagcttcagtaggaGAGAGATTcaaaaaggagccgagaggtcactctggtgggcagtcttacgcacaatttagacaaccctttttaggttctaaagaattggggtagctggtggtggatacctgaaactatcaaactacaacccagaacccatgaatctcgaagacagttgtataaaaatgtagcttatgaggggtgacaatgggattgggaaagccataaggaccacactccactttgtctagtttatggatggatgagtagaaaaataggggaaggaaacaaacagacaaaggtacccagtgttcttttttacttcaattgctctttttcactctaattattattcttgttatttttgtgtgtgtgctaatgaaggtgtcagggattgatttaggtgatgaatgtacaactatgtaacggtactgtgaacaatcgaaagtacgatttgttttgtatgactgcgtggtatgtgaatatatctcaataaaatgaagataaaaaaaaagagacaatgacaattaaaaactATCCATGATCTGGACTAGATttaataatgaaggagaaaaggctcaaaaggacattattaggacatatgaaaaagttgaaatatagactgtaacctttatatcaatgttaaatttcttaagcttgataactatacttaagGTGGGATACATAAGCAaacattcttgttcttaggaaatgtacgtgGAAGTATTGTGTTTGAGGAGCATGAAGGATACAACCTAATCTCAAATGTTTCAgaaaacagatagatagatgattgatagacggatggatagatagaatgatgcAGTAAATGTTACAGAATGTTAAAATCgttagatctgggtatctggggagcgggcatgttggagttctctgtataggttttgtattatttttgcaattgtccggTAAgtatgaaagtatttcaaaataagtttaagGAAAAAGGTTGGGGGAAGTACACTGTGTTCATTCAGAAAGTTCTTCAAATGGTTAAAAAAGGAAGTATATATGTCAGTTATGTTTTTGTTTGGCACTGACCGTATTTGTCAATGACAGTTTGATTTTACTCAAAACGTTGACATTTCCAAACATATCCaccatgaaaaattaaaagtaattgcATCAACATAAATCATttctttttaccaaaaaaaagaaaaaaaaatctctgaaactAAAGCATTTTGCAAGGTAGGCTATTCCAACCTATTCAGGCAGTGTATCTAGTCTTCTCTGAGGTGGAGCTGGAAATGTGATTCATACCCAAATTTTAACTCTGAGAAACGATTTATGGTAGTAAGGAATTCTACGCTCAGAACCGACAGAAACAATCCATTCTGAGAGTTCGATGGTAATCTTAGTTGGAAGTCTGTCCGGAGGCTGAAATATAACTCACTTTAAAGACAACACCTCTGAAACAATTTTGCTCATGTCCTGTGGACTACTGACTGTTCGGGGAGACGGGCTGAGGACCCCAGAAAATGGTTTCTgcccaatttctttttaaaaagcctaCCTTTTAAAGTGATGCCCAGCAGAAAGCTGCCTCCTCCTCGAGATGCGTGAGAGTCGACCCGCCTCCAGGAAGGTGGATCCAGCCTTTACAGATTTGGATAGatttaggaagaaagaaaagtcgTTCAGAACAGAGCACTTATCCCCTACTCCTCCTCAAGCCAGAGGCGTGACATCCTCAAGGAGCCTCTCGAAAGGGATTTTTTTAGTCCTCTACTTAAGCACAGGGTGGATTCAGAACCAAGTTTACGTTTTCGATTCCACAGCGAGATCTTAGGAATTACGGAGAAAGAGCCCTTAGCCCAAACGCGAATATGACCTTGCCTCGGGGACCGTTGTGTTCGACCCTCAAAGACCCCCACTAGCTTGGTCTCCCCTGGGCCTGCGACAAAAAGGAATCCCGGGACGATTCCCCCAGGAACCCGGTTTCTCCGCGGCTCCCCGGGTGGGGGGCTTACCACGCCCTCACAGCGAACGGGCCCGAGCGCTCCCGGAGACGTCCCGCGGCGGGGACAGCAGCTCCGGGAACACCAGCTCCGGGAACCGCCGCAGCCACACCCCCATTGGTTCGAGGAGACCGGAAGTTCACGCGTCCGGAAGTGCTCCTCCCGCCTGCGTCCTCCAGGCCCGAATCCGCAGGTAGGCGGGGCCCTGGCTCCGAACCCTGGGACCGAGGGGCGGGCGGAGGAGGAGAGGGGTCTGGGGGCTTTGAGGAGATTGTCTGGGCTCTAGCCAGGGAGGACAGCGAGGAGTTTGGGGGGCCGCGGGTTCACGGCGACGACTGGCGGCAAACGAGGCCTAGTTGAGCCCGGCCGCCGCGGGATGTGAGTGCAGGAACTTCAGGTTCTCCCGTGGAGATGGGATTTGGGACCCTGGCCGGAGTTGCTCCCTGACCCCAAGCAGACGGTTGTGATCCAAAACGCTGCTAGATAATAGCCTGGAGAAGGTGTGCTCCCCACCCTTCCCTTTTCTGCGCTCCTGGTTGTAACAGCTACCCTCGAGGCCCCTCCGGGTGCGGGATTTTCCTTAGTGACTTCTGTGGCCTTACTACGAAAAACCTGAGAAAAGCTTtcggagggaaggagaggggtaTAGTTCAACTGCAGGCTGCTCAAGTGGAAATTATCTGCTTTAAGCCAAGTTTGTGTCTGATAAATAAAACTGCTTGTTAATGGTTTCCCTTCTCCCAGCCAACTTCACCCCCAGGTGGTTTGAACCTTGAGCCTGCTGTAGTCCTGATGAACAATTTCGTTTTCCTCAAGTTCATGACAGTCGGAACTTCAGGAATTGAAGGTTTATCCAATTTGAGACTGGTCATCAGTGTGCAGAGTTCAGAGTACTAAGAAGCAGGTGAGCCATTCAAATTACCCATTCCTGCAGCTTGGGTAAAAGTTGCACCATCTTTATTGAATACTAGGTGGTGCCAGCGAGTTAATCTTTGCGGGATAAATCTCCCCAGGTTGTGTTCAAGTGCCCACATCTTTGCTAAATTTTATTCAGAATAGCTTTAACCCCTCAAAATATGTTGAGCCTTTACATGCTTCATCTAATTATCAAACGCCTATTCTGTATTAGATACTGAGGAGGCTAAGAGGGAAATCAGactcattttctgttttcaaagagtttacaGTCTGGAAGGGTCAAGCAAACAACTTGCTATAGTGAGATCCGCCTATAATCCAAGGCAGAAATAAGTGCTAAATAAAGTAAGATATGGAATGCAGAGGACAAACAATTAATTCTCATTGTTCTTTTACCAGTTATTTATTTAGTACTTTTTATCTGCCCAGCATTGTGCTAGatgctgaatgaaaaagaaaaggcaaattctCAATTCTCAAATAACTCACAATCTAATAATTGGCAGGGCATCAAGGAAAGCATTGTGGAGAAGGTGACTTGAGCTAGACCAGAAAGAATGCATGGTCTGGGCTTGAGAGGTAGAAAAACACAGGCTCaaaaggaagagacaaaaataCGTGGCATGTTTTGGAACAATAAGTAGTCCCAAGGAAATTCAGCCTGAAAAGACACTTTAACTTTTATCTTGGGTTTGCCTTGACTTTTACTGGAAAATTCAAcagatttcaaataaatatttaaatatgtatttccaGGAGAAACCCACTAACCTATTAATGAATGAAATATAGCTATGATAAATTATACTTAGCTCATTTGTATTTACATATCATTTATGATCTTAGATTGTTTaagtcaattttaaaagaaagactaGTAAGAATAGGTTTTTAcagattgcattttattttgaatataatgTAAGGAAGCCTGTTCATTGAAGTTTACATATAAAATCATCTGGTAATGACTACTTTAAGTGtaggaaatataaaatgctttAATAAGTTTCCTAGAATTTAGGTTTTGATGAGTGGTTATACCTAATGTTATATAAACTGTGTTTCCTGAAATGAATCtaaatttaatatttgtaaatagAAAAACTTAATTCTATAAGGTTAAGTGGATTCAATATCAATACACTAAAATCAGTAGCTTTCCTCTACAGCAGCAATAATTGGTTGgaaattttaataacaaaaaaccCTGATCCTGATattaacaaaaaatacaaaatatctaggaatagccAATGTTCatgtttatgtaaataaaaaatacttctttttaaaactaaGGGTCATAAAAGAGAACCTTGATATGAAGGTTGATATTGCAGAGATACAGATTTTCTCCATATTAGTGTCTAAATTCAATATAATCCTTGTAAAATTTCAATTGGATTTTTAGTGgaatttgacaagctgattctcAGATacatctgaaagagaaaaatgtgcaAGAATAGCTGAGAttttctgaaaaagaacaataattaaagaCAAGCCCTTTCAATTAATGTACACTACCCATAAAGctgtaataattaaaaataggACCAGAAAATGGTCAATGAAACATTTGCATCTGGGAGTTTGGTTTACAATAAAGGTGGCATTTTAGAACAATGAATTAAATGATGTTGGTGGTTGGCTAtccatttgaaagaaaaagttaGACCCCTTCATAGCATAagcaaaaaaaattgcaaatagcTTAAAGagttaaatgttaaaaaatttataaaacgattagaatacaaagaaatatatttttataaatcttagGATAAGTTTCATGAGACACAAAACTcagaaaacctaaaaagggagctagatttggcatttaaaaaaataataaatttatcaGTGACAAAAAAAAATACCGTAAGTGAAACTTAAAATCAGAAGTCAAGAGATAATATTTACAGCATAATTATAAAGGCTTCATATTTTCTAATTCAGTGAGAGAAAGataatccaatagaaaaatgatCACCTTTCCAAAAACACATATCAAAGGATGTTTATTCTCACAAATCGTTAAGTAAATGCATGTGAGAAAAATAAGGTAACACTAGGAGTGTTCTGAGCCCTGGAGTTGCTCCAGTattttcagtttgtgaaaatttatttGTACATCTATGTATACTTTTCTATaaatgttatacttcaataaagcatttttaaaaagtggtacttattaaaaacaaaaaagactgcTATAATGAATCTTTTTATAAATCAGAGTCACACAATCTATTTCTTTATGTGTCTGCATTTTCATCTATCAAGTCTGTTTAAAGTAAAATAGACCAATAGCGAAGTCCTGTAAGAAGACTATCAAGCATTTTTATGGGGTGTTACTATATGAGTTTAAACTTCTATATGGATATTGAAATTTTCTTTGCATAACTATCTGTCCCTCACCTGTAGCTCAGAGTATAACCTATTTTAACTCGCGTTAATATGTTGAATTACTTCAAATAATCAAATATGATATACTATAAATAGTTTTATTGTTCTACACAGAGATTAAAATGGCTTCCAGAGGAAAGACAGAGACAAGCAAATTAAAGCAGAATTTAGAAGAACAATTGGATAGACTAATGCAGCAATTACAAGATCTGGAGGAATGCAGGTAATAGTATAATTGTACATTGTTATGCCGTAAAATAGCTTTTTTTCTGCAACTAGATTACAAGCTCCAAGGGTGCATGCCCAGTGTGATTTTGGTTTCCCCTGGGGTGTTCTTCACAGTGCTTTGTCTGTTGGAGGAATAAACTTACTACAGCCTTAGTCATAAAGGCTGGGATGTGAAAGTCTCAATTACTAACTGCGTGTGAACTTGTGCAAAATACTTAACCTCTTTAAGTTTCCATTTCGTCACTTGAAGTGGAAATAATAACACCTAACTTGCCTTTATTTAAAACAACGCAGACCAGTATCACCTATGGAGGTACTACTTGACCTTCTGGCAATGGCTTTCAGCCTTAACTATTCAGAGCATCAAGACTGTTAATTGCAGTTTTTAACAACCTTGCAAGGTTGTTTTCAATATTACAAGCAACACAACACTTCACCCGgagtaggtgcccaataaatggtagctattgttATTTgcagtaaatgtttaataaatagcTTATTAGACTAGTGAATGAAAATATCCTCTTCTTCAGATGACAGATAAGTGCTGCATGCTGTTGTATTTCAGGGTACAcaaaatttttccttccattaatAGTGGTGATAAAAAATAACAGCTATTCATCAAGAACCTGTTATGTGACAAGCACTTTCCATATCTCACTTAATGCTCATAACAACCCTCTAAGATAGGTACTCTCGTTATCCACAGCTtgaagataaagaaactgaggtttgaCTATGTTGATTATCTTTCCCAAGGTTATACTGTTGGTTCATAGATtgcttaaatgaaatatttatgtggTTTGTTAAACACGCTTCATTTTGGTAAAATGAAAATCTTTATGTTAATTAAAGTAACCACATTGCTGGAACTACCACTATTACTACTACGATGACCTGCACACATCTGTCATTAGCATTTTGAGATTTCCCTCAACTTTTCCACCCaagatattttttataaatatgtatatctgTAGTCTTAGTGTCCAAATACTAAGTTTGCATTTTTCACTTGGAACTTTGTGTTTTTCTATATTCTGTTCAATGTGCTTCAGAGAGGAACTTGATACAGAGGAATATGAAGAAACCAAAAAGGAAACTCTGGAGCAGCTAAGTGAATTTCATGACTCATTGAAGAAAATTATGTCTGGAAATATGACTTTGGTAGATGAACTAAGTGGCATGCAACTGGTAAAGCATACTTTACTTACATTGGTGAcagattttgttaattttttctctttctttttttgtcagtatatttaagattaaaaaaagtaCCCCTTTTCTTCAGAATAACTCCTGATGTGTGTCTACTTATGCCTAAAACAGCATATGCTCCTAGATCTTCATTTAGTTGTGTATTTGGCTCCAGTGGGACAAGCACAGAAATAGCAAATGGGAACTAAAATTGTAACATGATCAAATGTTTCATGATCAAATACCTATCAATaactgagtaaataaataaatggtctcAGTGGTTTTCATTATATGGAAACTCCCTATTACATGCAATTCATTGGAATGTTTTGGTTAGTTTTTGCCTTCTTGTATTTCTAGGCTATTCAGGCAGCTATCAGCCAGGCCTTTAAAACTCCAGAGGTCATCAGATTGTTTGCAAAGAAACAACCTGGTCAACTTCGGACAAGATTAGCAGAGGTAAAGTTTCTTGAAATTGATCTGATTGCTTGTGTGTTTCTTTTCCCAACCCTAGAGTTTGCTCAATATGATATTCCAAGGTTTGaaatttttagttgattttttagAGCCACAAATCCACAATTCTCAGACTAAATTAGTCCTTTGAGCAATTATGATTGAAAACTAATGTAGCAGTTTAAGCAACTTTGTGGCAGCTTAAATTCCCACTGATCACTTCTACTTGGACCCTACTTTTAAGGTTTTACCATTTACTTCTGGAGCTCCAAGTTTAAAGCCCATTTAGAATTCATTAGCAGCATTGCTTTTTGCTTTTGAGACATCTCATGTAGGACCTCTGTAAACCTGTAAAGACCTTTATAAACCTGATACTTCAGGAATTCTCCTTATAGACTTGAATATAATTGAGGCAGTAATAAGTTATTTGCAACTACAGGTAATTCAGTAGCAGTGTGGTTAAGAGCATAGACTTGGGTCATATTGGTTGGATTTGAATCTGCTCTGCTACTGAAatatgtaaccttgggcaagttattcaacTTCTTTGTACCTccgttttcccatctgtaaaatggtgataatagtaGACCCTATCCCATTATGAccattataaggattaaatgaattaacacatgtaaagcacttataaGCATAGTACACACTATCATGTTTGTGGTGGTAAAGATACTTAACATGGATTCCAAGAGATCTGATACCGCTTGTCCCATTCAAGCCTACAGACCATATATCGGTTTAATGAAATGAGTTCTTAGGGGAGAGCTCCTCTCTAAAGACACTATTAACCTACTTTTTCCTCAGTAGAGTTTATAACTAAAATAATGGTTGTCATTGGCATTAAAACTTTTAGAATCACGTGAAAGCATTTCTTAATGTTTgccttgagattttttttctatttttttacatttcttgttgtgaaatatgacatacatacagaaaagtgatacctttcaaaatatgatttagcaagtagttatagagcaaatttcagagaatgttgtcagttacagttccaccatttcagttatttccttctagctgttctaatactctagagactaaaaaaatatatatttatataaagattcagtatttgtaatcctttgttaaatcccattttgtctgttgctactcctccctctcgtttgatcactgtctcattcttcagggatatctgggcagtgaccaccctaacttattcatattgaaaagggttgttgacattatggggaatggggatgcatctggttgatgttcttgaagaggctcttgcctctgggttttgggacttatgtggcataggaacactctggaggatttaagtttctgaaaaataaacttagtgagtgaaaacattatagagtctcagatagggacctgagtattctttaggattttttggGACTATtattgatttgggcttggcatactgagaccatttggaatatctagctgaagcttgcataagagtaacctccaggatagcctccctactctatttgaaatctcttagccactgaaaccttgtttGTTACctgtcttttcccctttttggtcaagaagacattctcaatcccccAGTGCccgggccaggctcattcctgggagtcatgtccatgtagccagggagactcactctcccatgtcccacataggggagagggtaatgaatttgtttgcagagttgggcttagagagagaaaggccacatctaagcaaaaaagaggttctctggaagtgactcttaggcgtaattataggtaggcttagactcccatttacagccctaatttcacaagagcaagcctcaagatcaagggcttgacttattaagtagggtgttcctaatttcacttaatatattttctatcccaagataaatggtcagtttatagcttatattctgtccaagataaacaatcattGTTTCACATTATCTTCGCTTATTTGCACCGTcaccatcactctcaattttaaacaattatcataaacCAGAACACCCCAacgctcttatcagcccctaattatttatccctagtgttattgtggtactagtaaggtattcctattaagtatagtccatagtatgcaataggtagtttctcccatataccactgtgttgttaactctttgtattagtgtcataccttagaagtagatcatgcaagcacttgtttatatctgtgggatacatgcctttaaacaacccctttcaatcatattcgccttcaatacagcactgatatttataatcctgttaatgaactatcatcacctctgtccattcccatacctgtaagttcaacctcgttaacAAGTCTGTACgtattatcattcccccttctctagcgTATGTCCttctctaggtctcctatattctacattttaagacactgattttacattgtttaggGAGTTCATACtcgtgataacatacaatatctcttcttttgggtctgacttatttcac from Choloepus didactylus isolate mChoDid1 chromosome 2, mChoDid1.pri, whole genome shotgun sequence encodes the following:
- the LZIC gene encoding protein LZIC isoform X1, which codes for MASRGKTETSKLKQNLEEQLDRLMQQLQDLEECREELDTEEYEETKKETLEQLSEFHDSLKKIMSGNMTLVDELSGMQLAIQAAISQAFKTPEVIRLFAKKQPGQLRTRLAEMDRDLMVGKLERDLYTQQKVEILTALRKLGEKLTADDEAFLSTNAGAILSQFEKVSTDLGSGDKVLALASFEVEKTKK
- the LZIC gene encoding protein LZIC isoform X2, whose protein sequence is MASRGKTETSKLKQNLEEQLDRLMQQLQDLEECREELDTEEYEETKKETLEQLSEFHDSLKKIMSGNMTLVDELSGMQLAIQAAISQAFKTPEVIRLFAKKQPGQLRTRLAEMDRDLMVGKLERDLYTQQKVEILTALRKLGEKLTADDEAFLSTNAGAILSQFEKVSTDLEM